The Argonema galeatum A003/A1 genome contains the following window.
AACCTCAATGTTTAGCTAAAGTGCAGGCTCGATATCTCAATATTCAGGTGACAACAAATACTCAAGACCTCTTTGAAAACCCAAAAATTGATGCGATCGCAATTGCTACGCCAGTTTCAACCCACTTCGATTTGGCTTTGGCAGCATTGCAGGCAGGCAAGCACGTGCTGGTGTCGAAGCCACTCACAGAAACAAACGTCCGAACAGGCTTTGCGACTGATTGAGGAGGCCGATCGACGCCAGTTGGTACTAATGGTAGATCATACTTTCATCTACACGGGTGCTGTCCGCAAAATGCAAGAAGTGATAGCCAACAACGAATTATCTAATATTTATTATTACGATTCAGTCCGTGTCAATCTGGGATTGTGTCAACACGATGTAAATGTCATCTGGGATTTGGCAGTACACGACCTCTCAATTATGGATTACGTATTGACCTCAAAACCAGTAGCCGTTTCAGCGATCGGCATGAGTCATATTTCAGGAAAACCTGAGAATATCAGCTATTTGACATTGTTGTTCGATGCCAATTTAATCGCTCACATCCACGTTAATTGGTTAGCACCTGTGAAAGTTCGTCGCACCCTGAACGGTTACATCGCAAAATGATCGTTTATGATGACTTAGAGCCCAGCGAAAAAGTCAAAATTTACGACAAAGGAATTACACTTACTAACAATTCTGAAAACATCTATCAAATGCTGATTGATTATCGCACAGGAGATATGTGGGCACCCCAGTTAGATATTACCGAACCTTTATATCTAGATCTGTTACACTTTGTTGACTGCATCAAACTCAACAAGCGCCCCATAACAGACGGTCAAACTGGATTGCAGGTCGTGAAAATACTCGAAGCTGCTACAGAGTCCATGAAAGAACAAGGTAAGCTAATCCAACTTTCTTAGATCCCCGACTTCTTAAAGAAGTCGGGGATCTAAAGAAGTCGATCTAGTCAAAACTCCTGATTCAAATAAAATGAGAACGCAAATAGTCAAAGCCGTTCACGGCACACAAGAAGTAAAGCCCGATCCCGAATTTGAAATTGGACTGGCGGAGTATCTTCGCGATCATTACGCACGAGAGGGTTTAATTGAGTTATATGCCCGCTTTGCGATCGGCGATGGCGATTTCGATTGGCGAATGCGACGAGCCATTTGGCGGGCAGTAGCACGTCAGTTCGGACACAATGTATCGATCGGCAGTAATGTGGGATTTAAACATTTAGAAACTTTTGAGATTGGCAATAATGTGTTTATTGGCGCTCAAAGCTATATCCAGGGACGGTTCGATGGTAAGTGTGCGATCGGAAATCACGTTTGGATCGGCCTTCAGAGTTATTTTGATGCTCGCCATATTATAATCGAAGATTATGTCGGTTGGGGGCCAGGGGCAAAAGTGCTAGGTTCTACCCATACCGGATCGCCGATTGAAGTCCCAATTATCCAAACAGACCTCGAAATCAAACCTGTCAAGATTGAAACTGGAGCTGATATTGGGATGAATGCCACGATTTTACCTGGTGTAACAGTTGGAAAAAAAAGTATTGTAGGTGCTGGAGCAGTTGTCACGAAGGATGTACCACCGTTTGCGATCGTAGCTGGTGTCCCGGCTCGGTTTTTACGCTGGCGAGAAGAATCAATACCTATAGAGGTTTCAGAAAATGCAGGATAAACGAGTATTAATTACGGGGGGATCGGGTTTAGTTGGCTCTCATATTGCCGAGCAGTTAGTCAAGGAGAAAGTAGCTGAGATTATTATCTTGGATAACTTTGTGCGCGGACGCCGAAAAAACCTCGATCGGGCCTTAGCTAACGGGTCAGTAACGATCGTTGAAGGCGATATTCGAGACAGCAATTTGCTAGCTGAAGTTATGCAAGGAGTTGATGTAGTTTTCCACCAAGCTGCAATTCGCATCACTCAATGCGCTGAAGAACCGCGTTTAGCATTGGAAGTGTTAGTAGACGGCACATTCAATGTGTTGGAAGCAGCAGTTAAAACAGGTGTCAAAAAGGTAGTAGCCGCCTCATCAGCCTCAGTATATGGAATGGCTGAAGAATTTCCTACATCGGAGAAACATCATCCCTACAACAACCAAACTTTCTACGGTGCGGCTAAAACTTTTAATGAGGGATTATTGCGAAGTTTCTATGAAATGTACGGTCTTAATTATGTAGCGTTACGTTACTTCAACGTCTACGGGCTTTTCATGGATATATATGGTATTTACACTGAGGTTTTGATTCGGTGGATGGAACGAATTGCTTCCAATCAACCACCGCTAATCTTTGGTGATGGTACGCAAACGATGGATTTTGTTTATGTTGACGACATCGCCAGAGCAAATATTCTAGCTGCTGCTTCCGATGTTACCGATGAAGTGTTTAATATTGCTAGTGGAGTAGAGACAAGTCTCAACGACCTCGCTCAAAGTTTGTTAACAGTAATGCGATCGAACTTAAAACTTGAATACGGCCACGCACGCAAAGTAAATCCAGTGCAGCGTCGTCTTGCCGATCCAAATAAAGCAAAACAGATGTTAGGTTTTCAAGCATCTGTGTCACTTGAAGAGGGATTGCATCACCTCGTAAACTGGTGGCAAAAAGAGCGCTATAAACATTCCATATCTTATCTTATCTGCGTTTATCTGCGTTTATCTGTCTTCATCTGCGGTAAAAATTTAACCAACGATTCCAACAGACAATTTCCCGATATCACTCATAGTATAATTTTTCCAAGCCGAATATAAACAAATTTATAATGTGGAAAAGGCTAAGGACTTTTGTTGGGGAACGGCGCGGCGTACTGATTACAGCTCCCAGCGTAGCGGGACTGTTAATTGCGTTGCGCTTCGCCGGATGGTTACAATTGCTGGAATTAGGGGCGCTGGATTGGTTTTTTCGCCTGCGTCCCCCAGAACCGATCGATCGCCGCATTGTTATTGTAGGAATTAGCGAGTCAGATATCCAAAAAGTCGGGCAATGGCCTATCCCCGATGGTACTCTCGCCCAATTGATTGCTAAGATAAAACAGCAGAAACCTAGAGCGATCGGTTTGGATATTTATCGAGACCTACCAGTACAACCAGGTCATGATAATTTGGTAAAAGTATTTAATACGACACCTAATTTAATAGGCATCCAAAAAGTAAGTGTGGATAGAGGTTTTGCAGTTAATCCACCCCCTATATTGGGTAAACTCAATCAAGTTGGTGCTAACAATTTGGTGTTCGATCCTGATGGTAAAGTTCGTCGCGGCTTACTGTTTGTGGAAACTAAAGATGGCAAAGTAATACCTAGCTTAGGGCTTATCTTGGCTTTTATTTACCTCAAAAATGAAGGGATTGAACCTGAAAATGCAGCGGTAAATCCTGAATATTTGCAATTAAATCGAGCAGTGTTTAATCGTTTGCGATCGCATGATGGCGGCTACGCAGGTACTTATGCCCAAGGCTACCAAATATTAAAGAATTATCGGAATCCGCAAGGCAGTTTCCGAATTGTATCGATGACAGATGTTTTGTCAAATCGAATTCCACCCGATTTAGTGCGCGATGGCGCATCCGCGCCGCTTCGCGATCGCATTGTCTTGATTGGCTCAACTGCTGTCAGTTTGCAAGATTTTTATTACACTCCTTATGATAGCGATTTAATCACGGCTCCCAAGCGCACTTCTGGAGTGGAAATTCACGCTAACTTAACCAGCCAAATTATCAGCGCCGCACTTGACGATCGACCTCTAATTAAAGTTTGGTCAGATCCGTTAGAATGGTTGTGGATTTTTGGTTGGTCGCTAATTGGAGTAACTTTGGGTTGGCTGGGGCGATATCTTCCTAGTAGAATACGATTTCTCTCCGCTTATTGGACAGCGATTAGCATCATATTTGCCGGAAGTATTGCGATCGGCGGAGCTTATTTGGCTTTCCTTTATGGTTGGTGGATTCCCGTGGTTCCCTCGGTTTTGGCTTTGGTAGCGGCTGAAGTTGTTATCTCCGCTTATATTGCCAATATCGATCGCGAAGAACGCAGAATTTTGATGAATTTGTTCGCGAGTAATGTCAGCCCAAAAATAGCAGAAGCCTTGTGGCGCGACCGTCATAAATTACTAGAAGAAGGACAGCTACACGGACAAGAAATGACAGCAACTGTCCTATTTACAGATTTAAAAGGTTTCAGCAGCATTGCCGAGAATATGGACGCAAAAATACTGATGTCTTGGCTGAACGAGTACATGAAAGAAATGGCTCAAGTCGTTCTCGAACAAGATGGAGTAATTGACAAATTTATTGGCGATGCGGTGATGGCGGTGTTTGGCGTTCCCATTCCTTCTACAAATGCGGAAGCGATCGCAAATGATGCTCAAAAAGCCGTGAGTTGCGCTTTAGCAATGGGCGCAGCTCTTAACTCACTCAATCAGCAGTGGAAAACTCAAGGGCGACCGACTGTAGCCATGAGAGTAGGAATTGCCACTGGCACATTAGTTGCTGGTAGCTTGGGTAGCGCTCAAAGACAAGATTACACTATAATTGGAGATACTGTCAATATCGCCTCTCGACTCGAAAGTTACGATAAGTCTATTGATGGCGGTATTTGCCGGATTTTGATAAGCGAAGAAACTTACCGATACTGTCAAAACAAATTTACCGCAGAATTTATAGGCAGTGTTTTACTCAAGGGGCGCGAACAGCCGGTAAAAGTTTATCAAGTTCTGTTAAGAGAATCTGCTGAATAGGTGGACGAAACAAATCTGAAATGCTATATTACACAAGAGCCAAGTACTATCCTGCCTTCCTTAAAAAAATAAAGACGCTCGAACATGACTGGGCAAATCTCTCGCAAATATCTTGCAGTTTTTTCTTTAGCCGTAATTCTAGATTCAGTTATCGTCAGTTTTTCACCAATTCAGGCACTAACATTTAGTCCGCCTGAAGCGATCGAAGTAGCGGAATACGTACCGCCAAAAGGATTAGGTGTACCCCCAACAGGCGGGGGAGGAACTCGTGGAGGAAGTTGTTCCCAGGATAAAGAAAATACAGGCTTGCCTCTAACTGCTTTGATGCCAGCACTTGAGTCAAGCGGCGATAACTGGGGATTGACGGTGGAAGCCAATCCGCAAATTTTTGTGTATGTACCGAATACTTCTGCACGAACGGTGGAGTTGGCGCTGAAAGATGAAGATGAAAAAGATGTTTACAGAACAAATTTACCGATTTCTGGTGAAGCTGAAATAGTCAGCTTGACCCTACCGAAAAACTCAGTAAATTTAGAAGTTGGTAAGAGTTATCATTGGTATTTTTCGATTATTTGCAATTCCAAAAATCGGCGTCGGGATGTTTCTGTTGACGGGTGGACAAAGCGAGTCGAAATGGATTCAACTTTGGCACAGATAGAGAAGGCGACACCGCGCGATAGAGCCAATTTGTACGCTAAAAATGGGATATGGCACGAAGCTCTAGCAAGTTTATCTCAACTGCAGCGCGAAAATCCTAACGATTCGGCACTAGCAGAAGATTGGAAAAAGTTATTGGAATCAGCAGGATTGAAAGAATTCGATCGATTTCCGGTAACGTTGATTAACGTGGAGCGATCGCCATAAACTGCGCCTCGCACTCTTCAATATTAAAATTTTGTGAAACCTCATTGAATGTTTCGCCCGATCGAGATATAATCGCGGGGTCATTCGTGGTTTATCTATGCAACAGCGATCGCTCAACGTGCAGTTATTTCTTCAAGGAGTGTTGCGTCCTAAAGTCAGCGTCAAGTTTTGGGTGGCAAGTAGTTTAGCGCTGTTTTATCTGGGATGGGGTGGAGAGGCGCGATCGCAAATAGCCCCCGACAGCACTTTATCCACCAACGTCACAACCCCAGATAATCTTAACTTTACGATAAATGAGGGGAATCGAGCCGGGAATAACCTTTTCCATAGCTTTCGCGAGTTTTCCATCCCTACTGGCGGTGAGGCTTTTTTCAATAACGCTGTAGATATTCAAAATATTTTCAGTCGCGTGACGGGTAGTTCGATATCTAATATAGATGGATTGATTCGAGCAAACGGCACCGCTAACTTATTTTTAATTAATCCGAATGGGATTATTTTTGGCTCTAATGCAAAGTTGAATATTGGCGGCTCGTTTTTAGGGAGTACGGCGAATAGCATCAGGTTTGCCGATGGAGTAGAATTTAGTGTCACCAATCCTCAAGCTGCGCCCCTGCTGAGTATTAATATACCAATTGGTTTGCAGTATGGAGCGAATACCGGAGAAATTCGCGTGCGGGGGAACGGTCAGGAATTTGGTTTGGATGGTGTAGAAAAAAGTTTCGATCGTTCTTTGAATCCCCTAGAAGTTCTAAGAGGAAAAACGTTAACACTCGTAGGCGGCAATATCATCATTGATGGTGGGATAATACAAGCACCAGGCGGTCGCGTAGAGTTAGGGGGAATAGCAGGAGAAGGAACAGTAGGACTCAATGCCGATGGTAGCCTGAGTTTCCCTGAAGGCGTGGCGCGTGCAGATGTATCGCTGATTAACAAAGCGGGAATTAATGTACTTGGGAATGGTGGGGCTAGCATTGCCATTACCGGAAGGAATATAAATATTTCGGGAGACAGTCTCCTGAGTGCTGGGATAGCAACGGGACAGGATACACTTGAGTCGATGGCGGGAGATATCGCGCTTAGTGCCACGGAAGCCATAACAACCGCATCGAGCCTAATTGAAAATAACGTCAAGCCTAATGCAGTTGGAAATAGCGGCAACATCAGCATTACCGCTAAGTCCCTAAGCGTTACTAATGGCGCTCAACTGAATGCCAGTACATTGGGGCAAGGGAAAGCGGGTAGCGTCACGATTATCGCTAGCGATACGGTTTCTTTTGATGGTGCACGGAAAAATGGATTCCCTATCCCCAGTGCAGCCGGAAGCGTGGTGACACCGAATGCCGTGGGGGATGCGGGAGGCGTCAGCATTACCGCCAAGTCCTTGAGCGTTACTAATGGCGCTCAACTGAATGCCAGCACGTTGGGGCGAGGGAAAGGGGGTAGCGTCACGATTATCGCTAGCGATACGGTCTCTTTTGATGGTATGGGGAAGGCAGGATTTCCCAGCGCCGCCGGTAGCCAGGTGGGAAAAAGTGCAGTGGGAAATGGAGGTGGGCTCAGCATCACCACTAAGTCGCTTAGCGTTACCAATGGCGCTTTACTGAGTACCAGCAGTGGAGGAAATGGCGCTGCAGGTGACATAGTAGTTGATGCTGACTCCATCAGTCTGGACAATCGATCGACAATTAGCTCTAATACTGTAGGGGGTGAAGGCAATATCAATTTGCGTTCTAGCTCTTTAATCTTACGTCAAAACAGCAACATATCCACCAACGCTACCGGAAGCAAAGATATCGGCGGTGGCAATATCAACCTCAACACGGACATATTAGCCGCCCTGGAAAACAGCGACATCACCGCTAACGCCCAAGAAGGTAGAGGGGGTGAAATTACGATTAACGCTCAAGCTGTTTTTGGTGCTGCACCACGCACAAGGCAAGAACTACAGCTTCTCCTCAACACCGCAGACGGCAATGCTGTAGATCCCAGCTTATTGGAAAGTAGCGACATTACCGCCATTTCTCAACAGGGTGGGCCGCAATTGGAAGGTACTGTAGCAGTCAACACCCCCGATGTTGACCCCAGTTCGGGATTAATTATTTTACCAGACAATCTCGTTGATGCTACCAGGTTAGTTGCTTCTAGCTGTCGCACTGGCGCTATTCAAAGTCAATTCATTGTAACTGGTAGAGGAGGTTTGCCGCCCAATCCAAATGAGGCTATTAATGATGAAGCTACTTGGATAGATTTAAGACCGAGATTATTAGAGGGAGAGGGAGAAGGGAGAGGGAGAGGGAGAGGGCGGAGAGAGAGGAAGATTACCCAATTACCTCTAGCCAATTCCCAAATTGTGGAAGCGCAAGGATGGACTCGCAGCGCAAATGGCGAAGTGATATTAATTGCACAAGTGCCAATAGCAATACCTCAAAGTTCTGGATTAGCTCAACAACAATGCCATGCGCCTTAAACTGACATCTGTCGCTAACCAAATCACCCGTAGGGAAATGAAAATAAAGTCGCTTGCTCGTTTATTTCTATCCTGTAATCTACAGCTAGCTATAAAATGGCTAAACAGAATTACACTTGCACTGTTAGCGGCTTTTTTCAGTGCCAGTGTTTCACTAGCAATGGGTAATGGGGAATCGGTCATCGGTAATGGGAACAAACAATTACCAATTACCAATTACCAATCCCCAATCCCCAATCCCCAACAATTACTCCAACAAGGTAGGAAATTTTTCCAAGCTGAACAATTTTCCCAAGCCGCAGAAGTTTGGCAAAAAGCTGCTTCTGCGTTCAAAGGTGCTGGAGATAAACTTAATGAAGCTTTGGCTCTGAGCTATTTGTCTTTAGCTTATCAACAACTTGGCAAATGGCAAGAAGCAACTGATGCGATCGCTTCCGGTTTATCTCTCCTAAAAAACAGCGGCTCTTCAAGAGATAGCTTATCAATTTTAGCACAAACTTTAAATACAAAAGGTCATCTGCAATTAGCTTTGGGACAATCCGAAGACGCTTTAACAACTTGGACGCAAGCGGCTGCCAAATACTCTCAAATTGGCGACACAGAAGGCGCGATCGGCAGTCAAATCAACTCTGCCCAAGCGATGCAAGCTTTGGGACTTTATCGCCGCGCTAATAAAAGTTTAGAAGAAATAGAAATATCTCTGCAAAATCAACCAAAATCTTTAATTAAAGCAACAGGATTGCGGAGTCTCGGTAATGCTTTGAGAGCGATCGGCGATTTGGAGAAATCACGCAAGTTATTGCAACAGAGTTTAAGTATAGCCCAAGAGTTAGGCTCGACACCAGCCATCAGTGCTGCTTATTTCAGTTTAGGAAATACTGCCCGCTCTCTAGCAAAAAGAGCAGAAGAATTAGCAGATAAATCAACAGCGAAAACTGAAATAGAAGCTGCCCTCAAAGCTTATCTAGAAGCTACTAAAATCTCGTTACCAATTAGGCGAGTGGAAGCACAACTGAATC
Protein-coding sequences here:
- a CDS encoding filamentous hemagglutinin N-terminal domain-containing protein, whose amino-acid sequence is MQQRSLNVQLFLQGVLRPKVSVKFWVASSLALFYLGWGGEARSQIAPDSTLSTNVTTPDNLNFTINEGNRAGNNLFHSFREFSIPTGGEAFFNNAVDIQNIFSRVTGSSISNIDGLIRANGTANLFLINPNGIIFGSNAKLNIGGSFLGSTANSIRFADGVEFSVTNPQAAPLLSINIPIGLQYGANTGEIRVRGNGQEFGLDGVEKSFDRSLNPLEVLRGKTLTLVGGNIIIDGGIIQAPGGRVELGGIAGEGTVGLNADGSLSFPEGVARADVSLINKAGINVLGNGGASIAITGRNINISGDSLLSAGIATGQDTLESMAGDIALSATEAITTASSLIENNVKPNAVGNSGNISITAKSLSVTNGAQLNASTLGQGKAGSVTIIASDTVSFDGARKNGFPIPSAAGSVVTPNAVGDAGGVSITAKSLSVTNGAQLNASTLGRGKGGSVTIIASDTVSFDGMGKAGFPSAAGSQVGKSAVGNGGGLSITTKSLSVTNGALLSTSSGGNGAAGDIVVDADSISLDNRSTISSNTVGGEGNINLRSSSLILRQNSNISTNATGSKDIGGGNINLNTDILAALENSDITANAQEGRGGEITINAQAVFGAAPRTRQELQLLLNTADGNAVDPSLLESSDITAISQQGGPQLEGTVAVNTPDVDPSSGLIILPDNLVDATRLVASSCRTGAIQSQFIVTGRGGLPPNPNEAINDEATWIDLRPRLLEGEGEGRGRGRGRRERKITQLPLANSQIVEAQGWTRSANGEVILIAQVPIAIPQSSGLAQQQCHAP
- a CDS encoding CHASE2 domain-containing protein — protein: MWKRLRTFVGERRGVLITAPSVAGLLIALRFAGWLQLLELGALDWFFRLRPPEPIDRRIVIVGISESDIQKVGQWPIPDGTLAQLIAKIKQQKPRAIGLDIYRDLPVQPGHDNLVKVFNTTPNLIGIQKVSVDRGFAVNPPPILGKLNQVGANNLVFDPDGKVRRGLLFVETKDGKVIPSLGLILAFIYLKNEGIEPENAAVNPEYLQLNRAVFNRLRSHDGGYAGTYAQGYQILKNYRNPQGSFRIVSMTDVLSNRIPPDLVRDGASAPLRDRIVLIGSTAVSLQDFYYTPYDSDLITAPKRTSGVEIHANLTSQIISAALDDRPLIKVWSDPLEWLWIFGWSLIGVTLGWLGRYLPSRIRFLSAYWTAISIIFAGSIAIGGAYLAFLYGWWIPVVPSVLALVAAEVVISAYIANIDREERRILMNLFASNVSPKIAEALWRDRHKLLEEGQLHGQEMTATVLFTDLKGFSSIAENMDAKILMSWLNEYMKEMAQVVLEQDGVIDKFIGDAVMAVFGVPIPSTNAEAIANDAQKAVSCALAMGAALNSLNQQWKTQGRPTVAMRVGIATGTLVAGSLGSAQRQDYTIIGDTVNIASRLESYDKSIDGGICRILISEETYRYCQNKFTAEFIGSVLLKGREQPVKVYQVLLRESAE
- a CDS encoding NAD-dependent epimerase/dehydratase family protein translates to MQDKRVLITGGSGLVGSHIAEQLVKEKVAEIIILDNFVRGRRKNLDRALANGSVTIVEGDIRDSNLLAEVMQGVDVVFHQAAIRITQCAEEPRLALEVLVDGTFNVLEAAVKTGVKKVVAASSASVYGMAEEFPTSEKHHPYNNQTFYGAAKTFNEGLLRSFYEMYGLNYVALRYFNVYGLFMDIYGIYTEVLIRWMERIASNQPPLIFGDGTQTMDFVYVDDIARANILAAASDVTDEVFNIASGVETSLNDLAQSLLTVMRSNLKLEYGHARKVNPVQRRLADPNKAKQMLGFQASVSLEEGLHHLVNWWQKERYKHSISYLICVYLRLSVFICGKNLTNDSNRQFPDITHSIIFPSRI
- a CDS encoding Gfo/Idh/MocA family protein yields the protein METINIGVIGYGYWGPNLVRNFADIPETQVIAVSDRKPQCLAKVQARYLNIQVTTNTQDLFENPKIDAIAIATPVSTHFDLALAALQAGKHVLVSKPLTETNVRTGFATD
- a CDS encoding Gfo/Idh/MocA family oxidoreductase; the encoded protein is MIVYDDLEPSEKVKIYDKGITLTNNSENIYQMLIDYRTGDMWAPQLDITEPLYLDLLHFVDCIKLNKRPITDGQTGLQVVKILEAATESMKEQGKLIQLS
- a CDS encoding acyltransferase, producing MRTQIVKAVHGTQEVKPDPEFEIGLAEYLRDHYAREGLIELYARFAIGDGDFDWRMRRAIWRAVARQFGHNVSIGSNVGFKHLETFEIGNNVFIGAQSYIQGRFDGKCAIGNHVWIGLQSYFDARHIIIEDYVGWGPGAKVLGSTHTGSPIEVPIIQTDLEIKPVKIETGADIGMNATILPGVTVGKKSIVGAGAVVTKDVPPFAIVAGVPARFLRWREESIPIEVSENAG
- a CDS encoding DUF928 domain-containing protein, which translates into the protein MTGQISRKYLAVFSLAVILDSVIVSFSPIQALTFSPPEAIEVAEYVPPKGLGVPPTGGGGTRGGSCSQDKENTGLPLTALMPALESSGDNWGLTVEANPQIFVYVPNTSARTVELALKDEDEKDVYRTNLPISGEAEIVSLTLPKNSVNLEVGKSYHWYFSIICNSKNRRRDVSVDGWTKRVEMDSTLAQIEKATPRDRANLYAKNGIWHEALASLSQLQRENPNDSALAEDWKKLLESAGLKEFDRFPVTLINVERSP